From the Anguilla anguilla isolate fAngAng1 chromosome 6, fAngAng1.pri, whole genome shotgun sequence genome, one window contains:
- the LOC118228978 gene encoding volume-regulated anion channel subunit LRRC8C-like: protein MIPVTEFRQFTVQQQPAFRVLKPWWDVFTDYLSVIMLMIGVFGCTLQIMQDKIICLPTKTPAPNQTVAVPHQTELKGLKNNLDLQQYSYINQRCYEEALHWYAKYFPYLVLIHTLVFMVCSNFWFKFPGSSSKIEHFVSILGKCFDSPWTTRALSEVSGENSAGNDEKREIDSGPTVNMPTVEDDLVNLEKTQSLGSIPEKLIVNKPDASVLDKKEGEQAKALFEKIKKFRLHVEEGDLLYVMYVRQNVLKVLKFLLIIIYNSILVPEVKITVPCDVNIKDMTGYGHFWCNHTTAHLFSKLAYCYLCFVGVYGFTCLYTLYWLFYRSLKEYSFEYVRQETGISDIPDVKNDFAFMLHIIDQYDPLYSKRFAVFLSEVSENKLKQLNLNHEWTAQKLRQKLKTNANNRLELSLFMLSGLPDTVFELTELQSLKLEIINNVTIPASISKLEDLQELTLYQSSLKIHSAALAFLKENLKVLRVKFDDSRELPSWIYGMRSLEELYLSGFFSHDISRNVTFESLRELKALKTLHLKSNFAKIPQAIVDVSSHLQRLYVHNDGTKLVVFNNLKKMVHLVHLELVHCELDRIPHAIFSLSNLQELDLRENNLKTIEEIVSFQHLRKLVSLKLWHNSITYIPDHIKKLGSLERLYFSHNKIEVLPSNLFLCHKLRYMDLSNNEICFIPPEIGVLQSLQYFSVSSNKLENLPDELFFCKKLKTLKLGMNALTQLSPKISFLVSLTHLELRGNHFDSLPAELVSCQALKRNGLLVEDALFETLPSDVREQMRAE, encoded by the exons ATGATTCCTGTGACTGAGTTCCGGCAGTTCACGGTGCAGCAGCAGCCGGCGTTCCGTGTGCTGAAACCGTGGTGGGATGTATTCACAGACTACCTCTCCGTCATCATGCTTATGATTGGGGTGTTCGGGTGCACTCTGCAG ATAATGCAAGACAAAATCATCTGCCTACCAACAAAAACACCTGCACCAAACCAAACCGTGGCCGTTCCACACCAAACAGAACTGAAGGGCCTGAAGAACAACCTTGACCTGCAGCAGTACAGCTACATTAATCAGAGGTGCTATGAGGAAGCACTGCATTGGTATGCTAAGTACTTCCCCTACCTAGTCCTCATACACACGCTTGTCTTCATGGTTTGTAGCAACTTCTGGTTCAAATTCCCAGGCTCTAGCTCAAAAATAGAGCACTTTGTTTCTATCTTGGGAAAGTGTTTTGATTCACCCTGGACCACTAGGGCCCTGTCAGAGGTATCAGGGGAAAACTCAGCAGGGAATGATGAAAAAAGGGAGATTGACAGTGGGCCCACTGTCAATATGCCCACTGTGGAGGATGATCTGGTCAATCTGGAGAAGACCCAGTCCCTCGGGTCCATCCCAGAAAAGCTAATCGTAAATAAGCCAGATGCAAGCGTACTGGACAAAAAGGAAGGAGAACAAGCTAAGGCCTTGTtcgaaaagataaaaaaattcCGCCTGCATGTGGAAGAGGGAGATCTGCTCTATGTAATGTATGTTCGGCAGAACGTGCTCAAGGTTCTGAAGTTCCTCCTGATCATCATCTACAACAGCATCCTGGTGCCTGAGGTGAAGATCACGGTGCCATGTGACGTGAATATCAAGGATATGACGGGTTATGGGCATTTCTGGTGTAATCACACAACTGCTCACCTATTCTCAAAGCTGGCCTACTGTTACCTTTGCTTTGTGGGGGTTTATGGATTTACGTGCCTTTACACATTGTACTGGTTGTTTTACCGATCTCTCAAGGAGTATTCTTTTGAGTATGTGCGACAGGAGACAGGGATCAGTGATATTCCAGATGTAAAGAATGACTTTGCCTTCATGCTACACATAATTGACCAGTACGATCCTCTGTACTCCAAAAGGTttgctgtgtttctctctgaagTCAGTGAAAATAAGTTAAAGCAGCTCAACCTGAACCATGAGTGGACGGCTCAGAAACTGCGTCAAAAGCTGAAGACCAATGCCAACAACAGGCTGGAACTCTCGCTCTTCATGCTATCCGGCCTTCCTGACACCGTCTTCGAGTTGACAGAGCTCCAGTCTCTGAAGCTGGAGATTATAAATAATGTCACAATACCAGCCTCCATTTCAAAACTTGAGGATCTCCAGGAGCTAACCTTATACCAGAGCTCCCTCAAAATCCACAGTGCTGCACTTGCCTTTCTGAAGGAGAACCTGAAGGTGCTACGAGTGAAATTTGATGACAGCAGGGAGCTGCCATCCTGGATATATGGCATGCGCAGCCTGGAAGAGCTCTACCTCAGTGGGTTCTTCAGCCACGACATATCCAGGAATGTCACCTTTGAGTCCCTACGTGAGCTCAAGGCCCTCAAGACCCTCCACCTGAAGAGCAACTTCGCCAAAATACCGCAGGCTATTGTGGATGTGTCCAGCCACCTACAGCGGCTCTATGTGCACAATGACGGCACCAAGTTGGTCGTGTTCAACAACCTGAAGAAGATGGTACACCTGGTCCACCTGGAGCTGGTGCACTGTGAGCTGGACCGTATCCCCCATGCCATCTTCAGCCTCTCAAATCTGCAAGAGCTGGACCTGAGGGAGAACAACCTCAAGACTATTGAGGAGATCGTCAGCTTCCAGCACCTTCGCAAGCTTGTTAGCTTGAAGCTGTGGCACAACAGCATCACCTATATTCCTGATCACATCAAGAAACTAGGCAGCCTGGAGCGTCTCTATTTCAGCCACAACAAGATCGAGGTACTTCCTTCCAATCTCTTCCTCTGCCACAAGCTGCGCTACATGGACCTGTCCAACAATGAGATTTGCTTCATCCCGCCTGAGATCGGGGTGCTTCAGAGCCTGCAGTACTTCTCTGTGTCGTCCAACAAGCTAGAGAACCTTCCGGATGAACTGTTCTTCTGCAAAAAGCTCAAAACCCTCAAGCTGGGGATGAATGCTTTGACCCAACTGTCCCCAAAGATTTCTTTCTTGGTGTCACTGACGCACCTGGAACTCAGAGGCAACCATTTTGACAGTTTGCCTGCGGAGCTGGTGTCCTGCCAGGCCCTGAAACGGAATGGCCTTCTTGTGGAAGATGCCTTGTTTGAAACGCTGCCTTCGGATGTCAGAGAACAAATGAGAGCGGAGTGA